The following coding sequences are from one Daphnia pulex isolate KAP4 chromosome 11, ASM2113471v1 window:
- the LOC124207539 gene encoding coatomer subunit gamma-2-like, protein MMGMKRDKKDEEDASGGNPFHNVEKTAVLQEARIFNETPVKARRCTHVLTKILYLINQGEVLGTTEATEAFFAMTKLFQCKDVVLRRMVYLGIKELATIAADVIIVTSSLTKDMTGKEDTYRAPAIRALTAITDNTSLQAIERYMKQAIVDKSPAVSSAALVSSLHLFKTAPDVVKRWVNEAQEALNSDNVMVQYHGLGLLYQIRKTDRLGVTKLVAKLTKMPLKSPYAACHLIRMVCKLIEEEESAGGEVTSLMDYLESCLRHKSEMVIYEAAHAIVNLRRTGPRELAPAIAVLQLFCSSPKPALRFAAVRTLSNVAMTHPAAVTACNLDLENLITDSNRSIATLAITTLLKTGGEASVDRLMKQIASFVSEISDEFKVVVVEAIRSLGLKYPRKHSTLMSFLSGMLRDEGGLEYKASIADTIIAIVEDNPDAKEAGLTHLCEFIEDCEHTSLAVRILHLLGREGPRTKQPSKYIRFIYNRVILENAAVRAAAVSALSHFGATCEDLLPNILVLLQRSQMDTDDEVRDRATYFYSVLSRKQAALNSQYILEGLQASLVTLEKALLNYVHQPTDAPFDLKSVPLAPVVEERLVAPTGQMDGAGSRAAPASVTAPTATRLPATATRQDVYIEKLSAIPQFASFGPLFKSSAPAELTESETEYVVRCVKHTYAQHMVLQFDCTNTLSDQLLENVNVAVEAPEGFDILLSIPCQKLEYSVLGTCYVALSLPESVLSSTGTCSATLKFTVKDCDPTTGLPDSDDGYEDDYVLEDVEIGVSDHIQRSAKASFGTAWEEMGSMNELQETFSLPAIRTLDEAVRNIISFLGLQPCEWSDKVPEGKSAHSLLLSGVFRGGYEVLVRSKLALSPEGGVTMQLSVRSGDAEVSELVASAVG, encoded by the exons ATGATGGGAATGAAACGtgataaaaaagatgaagaagacg CGAGTGGAGGCAATCCATTTCACAATGTAGAGAAAACTGCCGTTCTTCAAGAAGCTAGAATCTTTAATGAAACACCAGTAAAGGCACGAAGATGTACTCATGTTTTGACCAAGATCCTTTATCTTATTAATCAG GGTGAAGTCCTTGGAACAACTGAAGCTACTGAGGCCTTCTTTGCCATGACCAAGCTTTTCCAATGCAAAGATGTTGTTTTGCGTCGGATGGTGTATCTTGGCATCAAGGAGCTGGCAACTATTGCTGCAGATGTTATTATTGTCACTTCTAGTTTGACCAAAGATATGACAGGAAAAGAAGATACTTATCGTGCACCAGCGATTCGTGCTTTAACAGCCATTACTGAT AACACATCATTGCAAGCCATTGAACGATACATGAAACAAGCAATTGTTGATAAATCTCCTGCTGTGAGCAGTGCAGCGCTAGTGAGCAGTCTGCACCTGTTCAAAACAGCACCTGATGTCGTTAAGCGCTGGGTGAATGAAGCACAAGAAGCACTGAATTCTGACAA TGTTATGGTTCAGTACCATGGATTGGGTCTACTCTATCAAATCCGTAAGACCGATCGCTTAGGTGTTACGAAACTAGTGGCTAAGCTTACAAAAATGCCGCTCAAGTCACCTTATGCAGCTTGCCATTTg ATCCGTATGGTTTGTAAActtattgaagaagaagaaagtgctGGTGGAGAGGTGACATCGCTAATGGATTACCTTGAATCGTGTCTTCGCCACAAGTCTGAAATGGTGATCTACGAGGCCGCTCACGCGATTGTAAACCTTCGTCGAACTGGACCTCGCGAATTGGCTCCTGCTATCGCCGTGTTGCAGCTTTTCTGCTCCTCACCTAAGCCTGCCTTACGCTTTGCTGCCGTTCGGACCCTATCAAAT GTGGCAATGACGCACCCCGCTGCTGTGACTGCTTGCAATTTGGATTTGGAGAATCTTATTACGGATTCAAATCGTTCAATTGCCACTCTCGCCATCACAACTTTGTTGAAGACTGGAGGAGAAGCCTCGGTTGATCGGCTCATGAAACAGATTGCCTCTTTTGTCTCAGAAATCTCGGATGAATTTAAG gtGGTGGTCGTTGAAGCTATTCGATCGCTGGGATTGAAATATCCGCGCAAGCACAGTACACTGATGAGCTTCCTGTCAGGAATGCTTCGTGATGAGGGTGGACTTGAGTACAAAGCTTCAATTGCTGACACTATCATTGCTATCGTAGAAGACAATCCGGATGCCAAGGAGGCTGGATTGACCCATTTGTGCGAATTCATCGAAGATTGCGAGCACACAAGTCTAGCCGTACGCATTCTACACTTACTTGGTCGAGAAGGTCCACGCACTAAACAGCCTTCGAAATATATTCGATTCATCTACAATCGCGTCATCCTGGAAAATGCTGCTGTTCGAGCAGCTGCTGTGTCAGCTCTGTCACATTTTGGTGCGACTTGCGAAGATCTGTTGCCTAACATTTTAGTACTACTTCAACGAAGCCAAATGGACACCGATGATGAAGTGCGCGATCGAGCTACTTACTTCTATTCTGTCCTTTCCCGTAAACAAGCGGCTCTTAACAGCCAGTATATTTTGGAAGGACTTCAG gcCTCTCTTGTAACACTTGAAAAAGCTTTGTTGAACTATGTTCATCAACCAACTGATGCACCATTTGACCTCAAATCGGTCCCGCTTGCGCCGGTTGTCGAAGAACGACTTGTAGCTCCTACTGGACAAATGGATGGCGCAGGTTCGCGTGCGGCTCCGGCTAGTGTCACGGCTCCGACGGCTACCCGTCTTCCAGCAACTGCCACTCGTCAAGATGTTTACATTGAGAAGCTTAGCGCCATTCCCCAATTTGCTTCTTTCGGTCCATTGTTTAAGAGCTCTGCTCCTGCTGAATTGACTGAGTCTGAAACCGAGTATGTGGTGCGCTGCGTGAAGCATACTTATGCTCAACATATGGTTTTGCAG TTTGACTGCACAAACACTCTGAGTGATCAGCTGCTGGAAAACGTGAATGTCGCTGTTGAGGCACCGGAAGGATTTGATATTCTCTTATCCATTCCGTGTCAAAAATTGGAGTACAGTGTCTTGGGAACTTGCTACGTTGCTTTATCTCTTCCAGAATCAGTGCTCTCCAGTACAG GAACTTGTAGTGCCACGCTAAAATTTACCGTCAAGGATTGTGACCCGACTACGGGTCTACCTGATTCAGATGACGGCTATGAGGATGACTATGTG CTTGAAGATGTTGAGATAGGAGTATCCGACCATATTCAACGATCGGCTAAAGCCTCATTTGGCACTGCATGGGAGGAGATGGGTTCTATGAACGAGTTGCAAGAAACCTTTTCGTTACCTGCTATTCGTACCCTGGATGAAGCAGTTCGTAACATCATATCTTTCCTTGGCTTGCAGCCTTGTGAATGGTCGGACAAAGTACCAGAAGGGAAAAGTGCCCATTCCCTCCTACTTTCAG GAGTTTTTCGGGGTGGATACGAAGTATTGGTGAGATCCAAATTGGCCCTTTCACCTGAAGGAGGGGTTACCATGCAGTTGTCTGTTCGTTCTGGCGACGCAGAAGTTTCTGAGTTGGTCGCTTCCGCTGTTGGTTAA